The genomic segment ACCTGCTGGTGAGGCAGAGCCCTGTGGTGGGCGACCTGGTGCTGGGGTGACCAGACTTAGTGGAGACGGATTCTCCAGCGGAGGCATTGCTGGGAGACGCAGTCACTGTCTGAGACTCCGCGGTGCTCCCGGATCCCTTTCTGGTGGTGCTGGTAGCAGTGAAGCTGTAGCCTCTCTTGGAGGCAGGTCCGGTGGAGGCCAAGAGGGTAGCCAAGGTAAAGAGTCCCGGGGTGAATACCATCATGCCAGTGGTGAAAGGGGCATCAGGGCCTGAGGTAGGGGCTTGGCCAGTTGTAACAGTTTCACTCTTGAGGATGTTGGTCAGATGTGTGAAAGGAGTGTTCCTCTCAGTTTTGGGAGCTGAAggacagagagggaggaaagTCAGACTGACTTGGGGGCCTCAGTGCTGGGAGCAGATCCTGGCAGCCCACACAGTTTGCTGGACGCTGGGATGGGGGACCTGTGCTCTTCTCTTCTCCTTGAGCTTGGGCCTAGGATCCTGGCTGCTGAGTGATCAGATGTGTATCTGTTCAGAAAGTGATATCCAGGAAGAAAGAAGTAGGCGTACTGAAGAAGGGAAGgactgtgatttctttttctttcccgtGTCAGGTCACCTGTTCCCTCTCCATCCCCATCCCTCTCCTGTCACTTTCCGGGCCCTCTTCCTTCCTGTAGGCcaaaaacatttctataaaatcACGTGGAGCAGGGACTTTTCCAGCTGTTCTGTAATTGAGAAGTAGGGTCCAGAGATGAGGACATGGAGGCATCAAGGACCTCAAATTCCAAAGAAGCGGCAGTCGTTGGGGTCAGACACTTTCCTTAGGAGCTCACTCAGAGATGATCAGACTGGTCCTGCTACACTCACCCATCAACCCAGCCCTTTCCCACCCCATTTTCTAGAAGAAGCCTGGGTTCTGAATAGTGGCTAACGAGGCAAGTGGAGGAGCTTTGAGGCATCAACCTAGCAGTGAGTGTTGGTCTGTCTCAGCATGGAATGAGAAAGTTGGAGAGAGAGGCTGCTGCATCCCACGACCGTGCATGGAAAGGACAATTTCCTAAGGGCCAAATGGTCATCATGGAAAGTGATGGAAAGTGGCTGCGCTTGGGCCATTTTTCTGGGGAAAGGAACTCAAAACAAGCAGCATTGGTGAGGATAGCGATAGAGCAAGAGGCTCACCTGGAGCGAGAGCTCCCAGATCGTCATACTCGGCAATGGGGGCACCCCCAAAGAACTCTTCAGAGAACTCACACATCAGTGCCTTGGGAGAGCATGTGGACACTCAGAGAGACTCTCAAAGGGCTGGCAGAAGAGGAATGACATCCACCAGAGAGAACACTCCTACAACACTCAGTTAAGCCATATAACCATCTCCGTCTCCCTCGTTCCTGCATCAACATGCTTAGAGGGCCAGGAGGAGGTAACCAAGAGGAACCCTGCATTCTCCACACCCCAAGATGCAGGATGGGGAGCTGGGCAGCCAGCAACCTTCCTTTTCCACTTTAGGTGCCTTGGGCCATACAACCTGGTCTTCAGGGGGTCAGCGGAATATCCTATACTGCTAGATGTCTAGAGTTTGTCATTGgattcaggattttttttattttctaataactgACAAGATCTGCAAAGTTGGAATCTTCACAAGTTGCCCTCAAGAAGTGGAAAGTGAGATTTGACATAACATGATCAggggaaatgaagagaaaaataaaagcatgtaacGTTTAATGTTTCTGACCCCACAAATTAAGACCTCAATGAACCAGTTTCAACTTCCCTGTGTCTAACTCGGAACTGGAGAGGGGAGGAATGAGATTTGGCTCCACATTTTAGCAACAGCGCTTTCCCTACCTCAGACCCCATGGAAGATGCAGATGCAATTGGGTTAGGGGAACAGGGAAGGGTGGATAGTAAATTGCATAATAACTGGCTGCTTTTTTTGGACTCTTTAGCTGACTCCCTTTCCTTTTCTATCTTATAAATGCAGAAGGACCTCACGGCTTGGTGTTCCACTCTTTTTTGCCTACACTCAAGGGAGAGCTTTtagatcttgattttttttttagcaactttattgagatataactcacATCCCATTTATAGTATAAAGCTCAATGGTTTTTTAGTGTGTTTACAAAGTTATGCAACCACCATCATGGTGAATTTTAGAACATCCTCATAATCTCCAAAAGAAACCCCTTACTGCATATCTATGACTCTGTatccccttttccttcccctaaccctaagcaaccactaatctactttctgcctctatagaTTTCTCTAATTTCCTCAACTTTAAATAGTATCTTTATAGAGATACTTTCAAATACATACCCCAGATCTGACCTCTCACCTGAGCTCCAGACAGATATATCCGCTGCTGGCTGCATTTCCCCACCTAGGATTCTAGGAGGTGTCTTAAACTTAACACGACAAAAGAGAgctcttgatttttcttctccAAATTAGCTCCTCTTTCAGATTTACCCTTCGCGATCAATGGTACCATCATCCACCCGCTGATCAAACAGAAAACCTTGGATCATCCATGATTCCTCCCCTTGGCTCACCTCTCAATTGAGCAAATCCTGTCCTACCTCCAAAACGAGCTGAACAGAAAGTCTGAAAAACAGACTTGAGCCCATTCACATCTCTCTGCCACTAGTGCCTACATTGTACTCCAAGCCACTGTTATGTCCCACCAGATGCCCACAGTGGCCTCTGCCCATGTTCATCCTCAACAAGTGGCCACTACATTCCTAAAAACGAGTCATGACACACTCTCTGAGCTCTCTATTAGCTTCCTCTTATACCCAAATTCCATCTTATAATCTTCAGGGCTGCCTGACTCTCCAACCCCATTGTTTATTGTCCCACACTCAATGTGGTGTCACTAAATAAGCTTTATACAAGCCAAGCTCCTTCcgacctcaggacctttgcacatgcagCTCTTGCCACAAAGTGCCCTTCAAAGCACCAAGATTTCAACAGGGCTGGAGAACACTCACCATTTAGGGCTCTGTTTGGTGTCATATACTCAGGAAGGTGGTTTCTGACCCCCAGTACTTCAGTAGCTCCTCCATCACTGAGTCACTCCCTAGTTCATGAATACCTCTAGTTATCTGCAATCATTGGAAACACTTCCTAGTTTCTTGTGAATGCCTCTTGTTATCTGCTATTGTTTGCCTGGATAATAAGTGTGCCTGTCATCTCCCATAGGACAGGACTGTGAATGTTTTTGCTCACTACTGTCTCCTTAgagcctagaatagtgcctgccGCATAAAAGGGGCTGAGTGGATTATGGTGAAGCAATGAGTGAATGGAACACAGCACAGACAGTCCCAAAGCTGAACCTCATCTCAGCCACCTGCTCGGGCTGGGACCCTGGACAAGCTCAGAGTCACACTGGGTTTTCAGGTCTCATTATCTTCATCTCTAAATAGTGACAATAGTGCCGTGAATCGTGCCAGAAAGGCGCTCTCAAAACACTACAGTGCCACATGACCACGGATGGGTTACTGTCCGTATCATCTCTGATGATAGTGGAGTGTGGGGCAGGGAGGACTCCCTCCATCCGTCCCAGTGCCCCTCCAGCCCACTCACCCGGAGACACGTCCAGCTGGATGCCCAGCATGGGGTACAGGGTCCCGGAGCTGTTGCGCATGCACCAGTATCGGCCCGAGTCCTGGAGCGTGAGGGTCGCCATGGTGATGTTGACCACCTGGGCCTGGGCATCGTCCTGCAGCAAGTAGCGGGGTCCCTTCACCCAGGCTCGGGTGAAGCCAGGCTCACACTTTCTCCTCCTGATTTTGCACCAGACCTTGCCGTCCACGCGGTTTCTGTAGCCTTTGTAGGAGCACAGCACAGACAGAGTCTCCCCTTCAAGGAGCCTCACTTTTGTGTATGCGCTCTCAGCGGGGGGTCCTGGGGAGACAAGGCTTGTGGAATAAGGTCTGGCAAGAGCAGAGGAAGAAGGCATCATGAAAGTTGAAGATCGTGGTGAAGGGTGATGTGGATGTTGTCCTGCTGCCATGGAACCCACATGATTGAGGGGGAAATACAGCCCCACCCTCAGGGAGCTTGCCCCAGTCTGAGGGGTGGTTCACCAGCCCTGAAAACAGCTGGCACCCAGTATTATGGGGGAGACACAGGCCCCTCCCTCAGGGAGCTTTCAGTCTGGTGGAGGAGGCAGCTTTATCCCTCCGGGAGCCCCAGTCTAATGGAGGAAACGCAGCCCTGACCTCGGAGCTGCATCAGACACACCCCTTTCCTCATGGTATTCTCTAGTCTGATGGGAGTGTGACAAGCTCTGTCTTCAGGGATTCCCAGGGAATTCTTGTGGGATAGACTCAGGTCACGCCCTCAGTGAGGCAGATGCAGAGACACAAACACAAGCCATTAAGTTCTGAAATTTCAGTGCCCAACTAATTAGGTAGATTAGAAAATCCAGTATTTGAAAAAATCATGAATAGTTCTTTCACAAATACGTTCACTGAAGTCCTCTTTAAATAATAACCTGCCTCAGTTCATTCTAGCTggtgtttagttttaaaatattctagttACATGAAACCCTTAGATCAAGCCTGTCCAAATGTACATTTAAACAAACTCCCAATGGAGTGGGAACCACAGGATTCTGCAATTATTCATTTTCCATGTGCAGTGTCTGCTCTCTATGCTGACGTGTTAGATGTGGTCCAAGCCTTCATAACCCACAGTCTGGTGGAGAGAGAGCAGAACTGGTGTGTGGCGGTGACTCTGGGGTCAGTGGGAGGGAGAGAGCTGCCGGAGGTCCCTCCACCCCTCTGCCCAACCCAAGCTCAGCGCTGACTCTTCTGATAATTTTACCCCCAGAGCcttccacaaacacacacacacacacacacacacaaaactttaCCGCAGAGTAGAGAATAGAGAGCACACGTTTTAGAGTCAAAATAAGCAAGggttgaaaccctgtttctaccactTAACGGTGTGATCGGGGCACCTGTTTGATACCAAAATATCAAAACAGACACTTGACACTTGACTGACACAGAAATATCTCTGTTTCTGTATCAGTCAAGTGAGAATAGCACCACACCGCTCACAGGTTGCTGTGAGAATTCTGCCCCAGGTCAGTGCTTTGCACACTGTGGGTGCTCAAATGCATGCTTCCTTTTCCCACATGCAGGGGATTCCCAGCTCCCCCAGTGGAACCCAGAGCTGTGACAGTCAAGGGCCCAGAGCTCGGGACATCTGTCCTGCTTCCCACCCAGCAGCCACCAGAGCTGAGGCTCTATATGAGGCGGTGCCCTCTCTGAACATCCCTCCATTCCTTGCAAACTAAACAGAATGATCCAACTCCATTACTTGGTGGATGAGCCTAGAATTTCTTAGCACAGGAGAGACCCCTTTCTGCCCTGGCAGTGGGAAGCTGCCTCTCTACCTCTGGGAGGTGCAGAGGTGGGCAACCTTGAGATGGGTCTCTAGGGCACTGTGTTCATATGTGCCTACAACTCCCACCCTTCTTACTGGCAGTGGTGAGTGAGTTTTGCCAACACCCACTATGCCCACAACTGAACAGGAAGTGGTAACGTGGTTGCTATGGCAGCAGGAGGGCAGGAATGGGTGAGGTCCCTCAAGGAGCACGGGTATATGTAAGGTGGGAAAGGCGTTCAGAGATTGGTCTCTTCAGGACAGAGGCAGGGACAGGATGTGGCATCAGCATTTCAAGGAAAATGCTCAAATTCAGTTCAAAGCATTCATGATGCAATGACTGCTGTCATAACTAAACAAAACCGAGGT from the Saimiri boliviensis isolate mSaiBol1 chromosome 4, mSaiBol1.pri, whole genome shotgun sequence genome contains:
- the TREML2 gene encoding trem-like transcript 2 protein, with the translated sequence MGSCGRLGAVGPTLPHFPKWAASLLEPQVLPWQAQVARPVSAGPSPWIPGLRWPLAGPVTVQLDGAMVPALLLLLLPLLPWPQGCVSGPPAESAYTKVRLLEGETLSVLCSYKGYRNRVDGKVWCKIRRRKCEPGFTRAWVKGPRYLLQDDAQAQVVNITMATLTLQDSGRYWCMRNSSGTLYPMLGIQLDVSPAPKTERNTPFTHLTNILKSETVTTGQAPTSGPDAPFTTGMMVFTPGLFTLATLLASTGPASKRGYSFTATSTTRKGSGSTAESQTVTASPSNASAGESVSTKSGHPSTRSPTTGLCLTSRSLLNRLPSIRHQDDYSTVLVVVLTFLPLLMLIVVYGFWKKRHMGSYSMCSDPSRRDPPRRPEPLWKPA